The Fortiea contorta PCC 7126 genome has a segment encoding these proteins:
- a CDS encoding PD-(D/E)XK nuclease family protein, protein MNQLNYELLELLEKNTQKSQQYFVEQKFPPHYSENTTQQNLGRQFHLLMQQLMMELPVEPFLTAYPKMAHWISQLQLIINIPSESKQYNVNLQKLIFDTFITAKYDLLIESGEKIIAVDWTSERYIQQPENLEKSWQTQLRLFLLAETQQITPDNISIIYCFVNEDDYSTIYQFGYSQEKHDAFIERLAMTLSKLPSIINSTNHSESSAENSINEHELNLQKFLKREITATEYLTTVPEVKI, encoded by the coding sequence ATGAATCAACTAAACTATGAACTGCTGGAACTATTAGAGAAAAATACTCAAAAGTCTCAGCAGTATTTTGTTGAGCAAAAATTTCCACCCCACTATTCTGAAAATACCACTCAACAAAACTTGGGCAGACAATTCCATCTGCTCATGCAACAGTTGATGATGGAATTACCAGTCGAACCATTTCTGACAGCTTATCCAAAAATGGCTCATTGGATATCCCAGCTTCAGTTAATCATCAATATTCCTTCTGAAAGTAAACAATATAATGTTAATCTCCAAAAACTCATTTTTGACACATTTATCACCGCTAAATATGACTTGTTAATTGAGAGTGGAGAGAAAATAATAGCTGTAGACTGGACATCTGAGAGATACATTCAGCAACCAGAAAACCTAGAGAAATCATGGCAAACTCAACTACGATTATTTCTCTTAGCAGAAACACAACAAATTACACCTGATAACATCTCCATAATCTACTGCTTTGTCAATGAAGATGATTATTCCACCATCTACCAATTTGGTTATAGCCAAGAGAAACATGATGCTTTCATAGAGCGATTAGCAATGACATTATCAAAACTACCAAGCATCATTAACAGCACCAATCATTCCGAGTCATCAGCAGAAAATAGCATAAATGAACATGAATTAAATTTACAAAAGTTTCTCAAAAGAGAAATAACAGCTACTGAATACCTAACTACTGTTCCAGAAGTCAAAATCTAA